A single genomic interval of Xyrauchen texanus isolate HMW12.3.18 chromosome 8, RBS_HiC_50CHRs, whole genome shotgun sequence harbors:
- the znf750 gene encoding zinc finger protein 750 has protein sequence MDTLQGRKPKKPHYIPRPPGKPFKYQCFQCPFTCNIKSHLFNHMKYNLCKNSISLVSQRMEQTGKTLRVSHRNFPFDHNSKAPLLDVEASKLIDKANDKVQQVEMGKEIKEKPESPIKMVTKVVLGPVCETRDKSADMDNAQNKISLAFKPVLKMCESKAPSLPPHKDDQSSSSIPQFYQQMMPWVSPASTTPLPPLIPNYSPFMVTERSLNSLYTPYPQNHANIQTYQLTPPETQRPLVPSTLVPPSTSLLHPYRYGHSIIPGPLPYGLYQHPELHMPLQKSRYFPLDVYNHRFYPREYAGHLVPLSHHDPYNRILEDRDVQEHSRALGIHQSPLAGCAASGSPDRPSAADFTQHVPVTLRHTSHGESPPDCESQHVMQGPTTATDSLSKKSCGQHQENTLQKRECDKLHITVSTRNSDISSEQEDVKTEEETGPLNLSKRDQTASSYMMHYYPERELHSDSESSQEDAPLNLCLRAESNDQALPNTTGSETPEKETILNAEACTITSDEEQDSDQCDQRHSAAFALCQLASSRDIINDSLIGQEKITTGQNSQHLPSLDKHIAKDAIDTPKQSTRALGQKRANNRPLRHTTKKAKVKVPARTQRKRSQNC, from the exons ATGGACACTCTTCAGGGGAGAAAACCAAAGAAACCGCATTATATTCCTCGCCCTCCTGGCAAGCCTTTCAAATATCAGTGCTTTCAATGTCCCTTCACCTGCAACATCAAGTCTCATCTCTTCAACCACATGAAATACAACCTGTGCAAGAACTCCATTTCTCTTGTGTCTCAGCGCATGGAGCAGACAGGGAAAACACTCAGAGTCTCTCATCGTAACTTTCCTTTTGATCACAACAGTAAAGCACCACTCCTGGATGTTGAAGCCAGCAAACTGATAGATAAGGCCAACGACAAGGTTCAACAAGTGGAGATGGGTAAAGAAATTAAAGAAAAGCCTGAAAGTCCAATCAAGATGGTTACTAAAGTTGTTCTTGGGCCTGTTTGTGAGACCAGGGACAAAAGTGCAGACATGGACAATGCACAGAACAAAATATCTTTGGCCTTCAAGCCAGTTCTAAAAATGTGTGAAAGCAAAGCTCCCTCACTGCCTCCACACAAAGATGACCAATCATCTTCATCTATTCCTCAGTTCTACCAACAAATGATGCCATGGGTCTCACCCGCTTCCACAACACCCCTTCCTCCTCTAATCCCAAACTACTCGCCATTCATGGTAACTGAGAGGTCTTTGAATTCCCTGTACACACCTTACCCACAGAACCATGCAAACATCCAAACCTACCAACTCACACCTCCAGAGACCCAGAGACCCCTGGTGCCATCAACTCTGGTCCCACCCAGTACATCTCTTCTCCACCCTTATAGATATGGCCATTCTATTATACCTGGTCCACTACCCTATGGTCTCTATCAACACCCTGAACTACACATGCCTTTACAGAAGTCCAGATATTTTCCGCTGGATGTGTACAACCACAGATTTTATCCCAGAGAGTATGCAGGGCACCTGGTCCCCCTATCACATCATGACCCATACAACAGGATTCTTGAGGACAGGGATGTCCAGGAGCACAGCAGGGCTCTGGGTATCCACCAGAGTCCATTAGCAGGGTGTGCCGCCTCTGGGTCTCCAGACAGGCCCAGTGCAGCAGATTTCACCCAGCATGTTCCTGTTACACTCAGACACACTTCCCATGGGGAGTCACCTCCAGACTGCGAATCACAGCATGTCATGCAAGGGCCAACCACAGCCACTGACAGTTTATCAAAGAAATCATGTGGACAACATCAAGAGAACACGCTACAAAAGAGAGAATG tgataaACTGCATATCACAGTTTCCACAAGAAACAGTGACATTTCATCAGAGCAGGAAGATGTAAAGACTGAGGAAGAGACAGGCCCTCTTAACCTTTCAAAGAGGGACCAGACTGCATCTAGCTACATGATGCACTACTACCCTGAACGAGAGCTCCATTCTGATTCAGAAAGTAGTCAAGAGGATGCGCCGCTCAACCTTTGCCTCAGGGCAGAGTCCAATGACCAAGCCCTGCCAAATACCACAGGTTCTGAAACTCCAGAGAAAGAAACCATCCTAAACGCTGAGGCATGCACAATTACTTCAGACGAAGAACAAGATTCAGACCAATGTGACCAGAGGCACTCAGCCGCCTTTGCTCTGTGTCAGCTTGCCAGCTCAAGGGACATTATCAATGACTCCCTTATTGGCCAAGAAAAAATTACTACGGGCCAAAACAGCCAACACCTACCTTCCCTAGACAAGCATATAGCTAAGGACGCTATAGACACACCCAAGCAGAGTACTCGGGCACTGGGACAAAAACGAGCAAACAACAGGCCTCTGAGGCACACTACCAAGAAAGCAAAGGTAAAAGTACCAGCTCGGACCCAAAGAAAAAGGTCGCAAAACTGCTAA
- the fn3krp gene encoding ketosamine-3-kinase codes for MEALLKRELGTSMLKSTGHSGGGCISEGQSYDTDTGRVFVKINHKNEARRMFDGEMASLEAILSTNTVKAPRPVKVLDLDRSGALLVMEHVDMKSLNKCSAKLGEKLADLHLYNKRQIEKQNKEQQTVGKGSGQSEIATVSMFGFHVATCCGYIPQVNDWQDDWVSFYSQQRLQYQLGLVEQSYGDREARELWAKLQLKIHQLFTDIEVAPALLHGDLWGGNVAECSDGPIIFDPASFYGHSEFELCISEIFGGFGSSFYNAYHEKIPKTIGFAKRQQLYQLFHYLNHWNHFGVGYRGSSLRIMKDLTK; via the exons ATGGAGGCGTTGTTAAAGAGAGAGCTGGGCACGTCCATGCTGAAGAGCACGGGTCATTCAGGAGGAGGATGCATCAGTGAAGGCCAGAGCTATGACACTGACACTGGCAGAGTGTTCGTCAAGATCAACCACAAGAATGAG GCAAGGCGGATGTTTGATGGAGAAATGGCAAGTTTGGAAGCGATCTTGTCTACAAACACGGTGAAAGCACCCAGACCTGTGAAAGTGTTGGATCTTGATAGAAGTGGAGCTCTTCTTGTAATGGAGCATGTGGATATGAAGAGCTTGAACAA ATGCTCAGCAAAACTGGGGGAAAAACTCGCTGACCTACATCTATACAACAAGAGACAGATAGAGAAGCAAAACAAGGAGCAACAGACTGTTG GGAAAGGATCTGGACAGTCTGAAATTGCTACAGTCAGCATGTTTGGGTTCCATGTGGCCACATGCTGTGGTTACATCCCTCAG GTAAACGATTGGCAGGATGATTGGGTGTCTTTTTACTCCCAGCAACGGCTGCAGTATCAGCTCGGCTTAGTGGAGCAGTCATACGGTGACAGAGAGGCACGGGAATTATGGGCCAAACTCCAA CTGAAGATCCATCAGCTGTTTACTGACATAGAGGTGGCCCCAGCTCTGCTACATGGAGACCTTTGGGGAGGAAATGTGGCTGAATGTTCTGACGGTCCCATCATCTTTGACCCAGCATCGTTTTATGGCCATTCAGAGTTTGAGCTATGTATTTCTGAAATATTTGGTGGTTTTGGGAGCTCTTTTTACAACGCTTACCATGAGAAGATCCCCAAGACCATTGGGTTTGCAAAGAGACAACAACTATACCAACTTTTCCACTACCTGAACCACTGGAATCACTTTGGTGTTGGCTACAGGGGCTCTTCTCTACGCATCATGAAGGATCTAACAAAGTAG